The genomic interval GTTCTAAAAAATGGAGAAGTCCTTTTATTAGATGATCTTTCATTAAAAGATGGAATAAGAACTAATGATGATGGATTTACTGTAAGTAAAATACTTATGGGAAATAGAGAGGTTACTGAAGCTAAAAAGGGGGATAAGGTAAAAATATTCCCTAAAAAATATAAAGCTAATGATAAGCTTTATAAAACTTCAGATACTAAGCTTTTAAATGAATTAAAGACCTCTTATGAAAATCCATATGAGAGAAAGATAAACTTAAAGGCTTATATGAAATTTAAGGTTAATGAACCTATGGAACTTACTGTGGAGTACAATGGAAATTACTTTACAAAGACTGGTGATATGGTTCAAGTTGCAGTAAATAGACCTATGGATAAGGAAAAAGTTGAAAAGAACTTAAAGAAATCTGGAGATATTCCTTATGAAATAAGTGAAATAGAATACGTAACTTTTGAAGATGGTTTTGCAGCAGTTTCTTCTATAAATAATTTAAGAAGAGAAGTTTTAGAAGAGATAAGAAATTCTGAGATTAAAAAATACAAAAGAGTTATAGAAAAACAAAATAATATAGAACTTAATGAAAAGAATGGTGAAATGCCAGAGGTTTTAGTTGTTGTAAATACTAAGGAACAATTAAGAGCTTCAATAGATTGTGGAATCAAAAATATTGCTTTAGATATCTTTGGAAAAAATCAAGGGCAACTTAATAAGAATGCTATAAAAGAATTCAAAGTTGAAGGAATTAATCTTTATATAAAAGCACCTACAATAATAAAAGAAGAGTTTGAAACAATAAGTAATATAATAGAAGAGAATCTTAACTTAATAAAAGGTTTAGTTACAGCTAATACTGGAATAATAAATAGATTTAAGGATAAAACAAATATTATAGGTGATTATAAACTTAATATATTTAATTCTTATGGTATGAAGTTTTATAATGAACATATGATGGGAAGCTGTTTAAGTTTAGAATTAAATAAAAAAGAGTTAAATAAAATGCTTAAGAAGTATTCTAAGGGAGCTCAAATCTTTGTTTATGGAAGACCAGAGGTTATGGTTAGTGAATATTGCCCAATAGGAAGTACCTTTGGTGGAAAATGTACTTCAAAAAATTGTGATAATCAATGTGTAAGTAGTACATTTACTTTAAGAGATAGAATGAATCAAGATTTTGTTATAAGAACTGATATATTCTGTAGATCACACATATACAATACAGTACCTGTTAACTTAATTCAGGAAATTGATGAAATAAAATCTTTAGGAGTAGATTCTTTTAGATTAGACTTTGTAGATGAAAATTATGAAGAGGTTAGACAGGTTATTGAAGCTCTAAATAAGGAAGAAGCTTTAAGATTAAAGGATTATACTAAAGGTCACTTTAAAAGAGGCGTTGAGTAAAGGGGATTAAAGTATGAACGATAGAGTTTTAAGAGTTTTAGAATTTAATAAAATTAAGGAATTGGTTAAGGGATATGCCATTACAAAATCAGCTAAGGAGATGGTTTTAGATCTTAAACCATATGATTCTGTTTATGATGTAAAAGAACATTTAGAAGAAACAAAAGAAGCTTTAGATATTTTAATGAGAAAAGGAAATCCTCCTTTCGAAGGGCTTTATGATGTTAAGGAAGCTATAACAAGAGCTGAAAAAGGTGGAGTTTTAAGTATAGAGGGCTTACTTAGAATAGGAAATATGTTATCTGTAACAAGAAAACTTTCTGACTTTTTAGCTAGAAAAGAAGAGGAAGAAGAGCATAGAATCCTAGAAGGAATGAGAGAAGGACTTATAGTACTTAGAGGTGTAGAAAGTGCCATATCAAAGGCCATAGTAAGTGAAGATGAAATTGCAGATTCTGCAAGTGATAAGCTTTATAGTATAAGAAGAAGCTTAAAAGAAAAGAATTCATCTATAAGAGATAAAGTTAATTCTATAGTAAGAAGTAATGCTCAATATCTTCAAGATTCCTTATACACAGTTAGAGGAGATAGATATGTTATTCCTGTAAAAGCTGAATATAAATCTCAAGTTCCAGGACTTGTTCATGATCAAAGTTCAACAGGGGCTACACTTTTTATAGAACCAACGGCTTTAGTAAACTTAAATAACGAAATAAAAGAACTTATGCTAAAGGAAAGAGCTGAGATTGAGAGAATATTAGCAGAATTATCAGCCTTAGTATATAAAAATATTGATGTTATAAAAGTTAACTTTAATATAATAGTTGAATTAGATTTTATATTTGCAAAGGCTAAATATGGTAGTGATTTAGGTGGAACAATGCCTATAGTAAATGAAGAAGGAGTAATAGATTTAATGGATGCAAGGCATCCACTAATTCCTAAAGATAAAGTTGTTTCTTCTGATATTTATTTAGGAAGAGAATTTACAACATTACTTATAACAGGGCCAAATACTGGTGGTAAAACTGTAACCTTAAAGACTACAGGGCTTATTGAACTTATGGGGTTAAGTGGACTTTTAATACCAGCAAGTGAAAATTCAAGCATAAGCTTCTTTGAAGAGATATTTGCAGATATAGGAGATGAGCAAAGTATAGAGCAAAGCTTATCAACTTTTTCTTCTCATATGACTAATATAGTTAAAATAATGGAGAAAGCAAATAATAAGAGTTTTGTACTTTTTGACGAACTTGGGGCTGGAACAGACCCTACAGAGGGAGCTGCACTTGCTATTTCAATATTAGAAAACTTAAGAGCAAGAGGATGTAGAATAATGTCTACAACTCACTATAGTGAATTAAAGGGATATGCATTAAAAACTGAAAATGTTGAGAATGCTTCTGTTGAGTTTAATGTTGAAACCTTAAGACCAACTTATAGACTTTTAATAGGAGTTCCAGGGAAATCAAATGCTTTTGAAATTTCAAGAAGATTAGGTCTTAAAGATAATATCATAGAAGAAGCTAAAAAGGTTATTTCTACTGAATCACTTCAATTTGAAGATTTAATACAATCACTTCAAGAAAAGAGTATAAAAGCAGAAAATGATGCTAGAGAAGCTGCTATATTAAGAAATGATGCAGAAAAATATAAGAATAGATATAAAGAGAAATTTGAAAGAATTGAAAGCGTAAGAGATAATGTTTATGCAGATGCTAGAAGAGAAGCAAAGCAAATTTTAGATTCAGCTAAGGAAGAGGCTGATGCTATTCTTAAAAATATGAGAGACCTAGAAAGAATGGGGATTTCTAGTGATGCAAGAAGAAAGCTTGAAGCTGAAAGAGGAAAGCTTAGAGATAAAATAAGTGATGCAGAAGCTAGGCTTCAAAAGAAAAAAGAAGAGCAAAAGGGAGAAGAACTTAAAAAGATTGAGGTTGGAATGGAAGCCTTATTACCTTCAATAAACCAAAAAGTCATAGTTCTTTCTAAGCCAGACAATAAAGGTGAAGTTCAAGTTCAAGCTGGAATTATGAAAATAAATGTTAAGGCTAAGGATTTAAGAGTAGCCAAGGAAACTAAAGAAGAAAAGAAAATTAAAAAGAGAGAAGCAAGATTAAACTTAAGACAGGTGGATCCATCAATAGACTTAAGAGGTATGGATTCAGAAGAAGCTTGTTACACTGCAGATAAGTATTTAGATGATGCTTATGTTGCAGGAAGAGGAGAAGTAACTTTAGTTCATGGAAAAGGTACTGGTGTTTTAAGAAAAGCTATAAACGATATGCTAAAAAAACATCCTCATGTAAAATCTCACAGACTAGGTGAGTATGGAGAGGGTGGAACAGGAGTTACTGTTGTAATATTAAAATAAATTTTTAATATTAAATTATGACTTAACTTAGGTTTTGATTTATATAAATTTAAGTTAAAAATAAAATCAATAATAGTTTAAAAAATAATATTAAGAGTTCGTCTAAATTTTTTATTAGTAGATTTAAATAAACTACGCTTATAAAGAATTTTAGATGGGCTCTTTTTTAGATACAATTTATTAAAAAAAGCATAGGTATATTTATGATATAATCAATTTAAACTTTGAGAATTATGTAAAATTGGTATAGAGGGGGCTGTTAGGTGAAAGCAAAAAAGAAAAATAAAAAAATTAAACTTAATGAAGGTAGAGTATTAGCTTTTTTATTAGCCATAGCAATATTATTTTTAGCTTTATCAGGTAGATTGCTTTACATAAGTATATTTAGATCAAAAGATTATAAGGCTATGGCAGAAGAACAATGGACCAATGAAATACAAATAGATGCTAGAAGAGGGCGTATCTTAGATAGAAACAATAGGGAGTTAGCAGTTACTGCAAACGTATTTAGAGTAGATTTAGATTTAATAACCTTAAGAAAATATATTGATAAGAAAGATACTGATAATATTGAAATTGCAAAATTATTAGCTGAAGCTTTAGAGATGGATGAAGAAAAGGTTTTATCAAGAATAGAACTTACATATCCATCAGGAAATCCAGCAAACTCTGCTACCTTAATAAGAAGAATAGAAAAGGAAAAGGCTGATAAGGTTAAAGAGCTAGATATAAATGGAGTAATAGTATCAGAGGATACAAAAAGATATTATCCTAATGGAGATTTTCTTTCTCATACTTTAGGAACAACTAATGCAGATGGAGAAGGATTAAGTGGATTAGAACTTTATTATAATGAAGAACTTATGGGAATCCCAGGAGTAAGAGTTAGTGAAGTCTCTGGAAATAGTACTTCAAATCCTTATTCTGAAACAAGTTTTACTCCACCTGTAGATGGAAAAGATATGACTTTGACAATAGATGAGAATATACAATACTTTGTTGAAAAGGTAGCTGAAGATGCCTTAAAGAAACATAATGCAGACTCAGTAAGCATTGCAGTTATGAACCCTAATAATGGAGAAATTTTAGGAATGGTAAATAAACCTGGATTTAATCCTAATAATCCTTATGAGGGTAGTGAGGCATTTAAGGGGAAAGATGAATCAGCAAAACTACAAAACATGTGGAGAAATACAATTGTTTCAGATGCCTTTGAGCCAGGTTCAATATTTAAAATAATAACTTCTATAGCAGCCATAGAGGAAAATATAGCAGGAAAAGATGAGGTTTATTATTGTGATGGTAGTTTAAATGTAGCAGGGAAAAATATAAAATGTTGGAAACCTGGTGGACATGGAGTACAAAATTTTAACCAAACATTAGAAAATTCATGTAATGTTGCTTTTATGGAAATGGGTGCAAAATTAGGAGCAGAAAAGTTAAATGAATATATTAAACTTTTTGGATTTGGAACTCAATCAGGAATAGATTTACCGGGAGAAGCTACAGGAATAGTTAAAAATGTAGAAGATATAAGTGCTGTGGATTTAGCAACTATATCCTTTGGACAAACTAATACAATGAATGGTATTCAGTTTATGACAGCCTTAAATGCTGTTGCAAATGGAGGAGATTTAATTCAGCCTCATATTATGAAAGAATTAAGTCATAAGGATGATAATGGGACAAAAATTATAGATGAAGTTTTTGTGCCTAAAATACAAGAAAATATAGTAGATGAAAAAAGTACTATGAGAGTTAAAGAGGCCTTAGAATCTACTGTTTCTAATGGATCTTCAAAGGATGCTGGTATTGAAGGAATAAAAGTAGCAGGAAAAACTGGTACAGCAGAAAAGGTAGATCCTGAAACAGGTACTTATGGAGCAGGGTATATAGCGTCCTTTGCTGGATTTGCACCATATGATAATCCACAAGTATCTTTAATAGTAATAATAGATAATCCTAAAAATGGAGAACATTTTGGAGGAATTGTTGCAGCTCCTTTTGCAGGAGAATTATTTAATAATATATTTAACTATATTTCATTAAATGAAGGGCAATTAGATGCGAAAGATGAAAGTGTAATAATCCCTGATTTAAGAGGAGATAAGGTAACTAGTGCTGAAAAAACTTTAAATGAATTAGGAGTTAATTGTGTAATTGAAGGGGATGGAACCTTTGTTACTTCAGTTACACCTATACCAGGCTATAAGGTTAAAAAGGGTGATAGTATAACCTTGTATGCTGGAAGTAGATTTGATAGAAATGAAAAGGAAATAGTAGTTCCTGATTTTAGAAAATTAAATAAGGAAGAGGCAGAAGAAATTTTAAAATCCTTAGGATTAAAGGGAGAATTTGAAGGAGAAGGTGAAATTAAGGAACAGAGCATAAGTGCAGGAGAAATAATAAAAAGTGGAGATAAGATTAAGTTTAAATTAGAAGGATAAAACTTTAAAAATAAAGAGTTATATCAAATAACATATAATAAATATTATAAACCTCTTAATGTTTATAAGATTTATTATTAACTTTTTGATATAACTCTTTTTTACTTTAAAAGATAAATACTTTTTTTATGAAGTTTTAAGGATTATAATAAAATAGAATTTTGTTAATAAATAATGGATAAATTTTTATAAAACTAGGAGTAAATTTATTTTAATAAGTTTTAGGGAGGAGAAATTTGTGATTTTAATTAGTGGGTGTTTGTGTGGAGTTAATTGTAAATACAATGGTGAAAATAATTTAAATGAAAATATATTAAAGCTTCTTAAGGAAGGAAAAGCAGTGATTGCCTGTCCAGAACAATTAGGAGGACTAAAAACTCCAAGAATACCAAGTGAAATAGTGGGTGGAACAGGAAAAGATGTACTAGAAGGAAAGGCAAAAGTACTTGGTAAGGATGGAGCTGATGTTACAAAAGAATTTCTTAAAGGGGCTTATGAAACTTTAAATATAGCAAAGAGCATAAATGCAGAATATGTAATTTTAAAAGCAAAAAGTCCATCTTGTGGTCTTGGAGTTATATATTCAGGAAATTTTAATGGAGAGAAAAAAGAAGGAAATGGGGTAACTTGTGAACTTCTACTTCAAAATGGATTTAAAGTTAAAACAGAAAATGATTTTTAGGAGGAATGTATAGATGAATAAGGATATGAGAGATAAAGCTAGAGAACTTTATAATGGAAGTTGTAGAGTATGTAAAGTTTGTAATGGAGTAGCATGTGCAGGAGAAGTTCCTGGCATGGGAGGAAAAGGAACAGGAGATTCTTTTATAAGAAATGTAGCGGCCTTAGAGGAAATAAAACTTAATATGAGAACAATTCATGATGCTAAAAACCCTACTACAAATATTGAAATTTTCGGTAAGAATATGGAGTTACCACTTTTTGCAGCTCCTATAACAGGAACTATGTTAAATATGGGTGGAAAAGTTAGTGAAAGAGAATATATTGAGGGAGTAGTTAAGGGATGCTTAGATTCAGGTATATATCCTATGGTAGGAGATACAGCAGTAGACTTATGTTTAGCTACTAATTTAGAAGTAATAGAAGAATATAATGGACAAGGAATTATATTTATAAAACCTTGGAAAAATGAAGTTGTAATAGAAAAAATAAAAATGGCAGAAAAAGCAGGAGCCTTTGCTGTAGGCGTGGATATAGATGCAGCTGGACTTATAACTTTAGCTATGAATGGAAAACCAGTTGAACCTAAAAACTTAGAGGAAATAAAAGAATTAGTAAATTCAACAAAATTACCTTTTATATTAAAGGGAATAATGACGCCAGATGAGGCTGAATTAGCAGTAGAAGCAGGAGTAGATGCCATAGTAGTATCTAATCATGGAGGAAGAGTTTTAGATCAAACTCCAGCCTCATGTGAAGTGCTACCAGAGATAGCAGCTAGAGTTAAAGGAAAAGTTAAAATTTTAGTTGACGGTGGAGTAAGAACTGGAGTTGATATATTAAAAATGATAGCCTTAGGTGCTGATTGCGTTTTAATAGGAAGACCTTTTATAACAGCTACCTTTGCTCATGGAGCTAAAGGGGTAGAAGAATATGTGAATTCTTTAAAAGGTGAATTAAAATCAGCTATGGTATTAACAGGATGTAACTCAATAGAAAATATAGATAATAGAGTTATTTACAAAGGAGAGAATTAACTTATGAAAGTTTTTGCACATAGAGGATTTAGTTATAGATATCCAGAAAATACTTTGTTAGCATTTAAAGAGGCTTTAAAATTAGATATATATGGAATAGAGCTTGACGTGCACAAAAGTAAAGATGGAAAATTGGTAATAATACATGATGAGGATATAAAAAGAACTTTTAATGGAAATGGAAAAGTTAAGGATTATACTTTTGAAGAACTTAGAAGCTTTAAGTGTAATAAAGAAGGCTTTGAAAATAATGATGATTGTAAAATCTCCTTATTAGAAGATGTTTTTAATCTTATAAAAGATAAGGATATAGTTTTAAATATAGAAATTAAAAATGATGTAATAGATTATGAAAATATTGAGAAGGATGTATTAGATTTAATAAAGGAATATAATCTAGAAAGAAAAATACTTATTTCAAGTTTTAATCATAAGGCCTTAGAAAAAGTTAAAAAGTTAAATGGAGATATTAAATTAGGGGTACTTTATGAAAAAGAAATGCCTAATATTCTTGATATTGCTAAAAGTTTAAATGCATATGCAATACACCCTGCTAAATCCCTTGTTTCAGAAGAACTGGTAGAAAAAGCACATAATGAAGGTGTAAAAGTCAATGTTTATACAGTAAATGAAAAAGAGGATATAGATAAACTTAAAAATTATGGAGTAGATGCTATATTTACAGATCAGGCTAAAATGGCTTTAGAGTACTTAAAATAACAAGTAAATTTTAAAAGCCATTTATATTAATACTAAATAATAAACCTTATAAATTATTAAATTTCACCAATAATTTATAAGGTTTATTTTATAATATTACTCTTTAATATAATATATTTTTTTAAATAAAATCAAAAAAATAAATAATTTTTAATATTTATTGTAATAAATATTATGTTATTTGAATAAACATATATAGGATAAATATAGTTAAGGAGGAAGTATGAAAGTTAGGGCTATAAAAAGTTTTTTAGCAACTACAATGGCAATGACTTTTTTAGTTAGTATGGCACAAGGATCTATATTAACTAAGGCAAATACTATAAATAATATGAAATATGTAACAGAAGCATTTGGAGCAATTCCAACAGAAGAACAGGTTAGCTATCAAAAAGAGGAACTTACAGCATTTATACACTTTGGTGTGAATACCTTTACAGGAAGAGAGTGGGGAGATGGAACAGAAAATCCAGAAATTTTTAACCCTACTAATTTAGATGCTGATCAATGGGTAAAAACTTTGGCAGATGCAGGCTTTGGAAGGGTTATATTAACTGCAAAACATCATGATGGATTTTGTTTGTGGGATAGTGCATATACAAAGCATGATGTAGCTAGTAGTCCTTGGAAAAATGGAAAGGGAGATGTGGTTAAAGAGGTTTCAGAAGCTTGCGCTAAATATAATATAAAATTTGGAGTTTATTTATCACCATGGGACCAAAATTCAGAACATTATGGAGAAGGTAATGGTGGTGATTATAATGAGTTTTACATGAATCAGCTAAGGGAGTTATTAACTAACTATGGACCTATAGCTGAAGTTTGGATGGATGGAGCAAAGGGATCAAATGTTAAGCAAGAATATAACTTTGAAGAATGGTTTGCTCTTATAAAAGAATTACAACCAGAATGTTTAATATTTAGTCCACAGGGTCCAGATATTAGATGGATTGGAAATGAAAAAGGATATGCAGGAGAGCCTTGCTGGTCAACTATAGATATTGAAAAAATGAAAGAAAGGGAAAATCCAACATATTTGAATAATGGAGAAGAAGGTGGATCAG from Clostridium perfringens carries:
- a CDS encoding DUF523 domain-containing protein — translated: MILISGCLCGVNCKYNGENNLNENILKLLKEGKAVIACPEQLGGLKTPRIPSEIVGGTGKDVLEGKAKVLGKDGADVTKEFLKGAYETLNIAKSINAEYVILKAKSPSCGLGVIYSGNFNGEKKEGNGVTCELLLQNGFKVKTENDF
- a CDS encoding U32 family peptidase → MERIELLAPAGSMESLIAAINRGADAIYLGGSKFSARAYASNFDNETMEKAVDYAHTYGVKVYVTVNTLIKENEFQEAVDYIGVLYKIGVDALIIQDVGLAKRIREVYPDFELHASTQMSIHNGEGALFFRENGFFRIVLSRELTLDEIKYISKDLGIETEIFVHGALCVCYSGQCLMSSLIGGRSGNRGRCAQSCRLPYTLIREKDKKETKGFLLSPKDICTIENVEDLIKTGTSSLKVEGRMKRPEYVAGVIESYREAIDNSYRNIKKSQEGNKLKLKKLFNREGFSTAYMYKNVGKDMMAFKTPRNTGVLLGEVLKNGEVLLLDDLSLKDGIRTNDDGFTVSKILMGNREVTEAKKGDKVKIFPKKYKANDKLYKTSDTKLLNELKTSYENPYERKINLKAYMKFKVNEPMELTVEYNGNYFTKTGDMVQVAVNRPMDKEKVEKNLKKSGDIPYEISEIEYVTFEDGFAAVSSINNLRREVLEEIRNSEIKKYKRVIEKQNNIELNEKNGEMPEVLVVVNTKEQLRASIDCGIKNIALDIFGKNQGQLNKNAIKEFKVEGINLYIKAPTIIKEEFETISNIIEENLNLIKGLVTANTGIINRFKDKTNIIGDYKLNIFNSYGMKFYNEHMMGSCLSLELNKKELNKMLKKYSKGAQIFVYGRPEVMVSEYCPIGSTFGGKCTSKNCDNQCVSSTFTLRDRMNQDFVIRTDIFCRSHIYNTVPVNLIQEIDEIKSLGVDSFRLDFVDENYEEVRQVIEALNKEEALRLKDYTKGHFKRGVE
- a CDS encoding stage V sporulation protein D, which codes for MKAKKKNKKIKLNEGRVLAFLLAIAILFLALSGRLLYISIFRSKDYKAMAEEQWTNEIQIDARRGRILDRNNRELAVTANVFRVDLDLITLRKYIDKKDTDNIEIAKLLAEALEMDEEKVLSRIELTYPSGNPANSATLIRRIEKEKADKVKELDINGVIVSEDTKRYYPNGDFLSHTLGTTNADGEGLSGLELYYNEELMGIPGVRVSEVSGNSTSNPYSETSFTPPVDGKDMTLTIDENIQYFVEKVAEDALKKHNADSVSIAVMNPNNGEILGMVNKPGFNPNNPYEGSEAFKGKDESAKLQNMWRNTIVSDAFEPGSIFKIITSIAAIEENIAGKDEVYYCDGSLNVAGKNIKCWKPGGHGVQNFNQTLENSCNVAFMEMGAKLGAEKLNEYIKLFGFGTQSGIDLPGEATGIVKNVEDISAVDLATISFGQTNTMNGIQFMTALNAVANGGDLIQPHIMKELSHKDDNGTKIIDEVFVPKIQENIVDEKSTMRVKEALESTVSNGSSKDAGIEGIKVAGKTGTAEKVDPETGTYGAGYIASFAGFAPYDNPQVSLIVIIDNPKNGEHFGGIVAAPFAGELFNNIFNYISLNEGQLDAKDESVIIPDLRGDKVTSAEKTLNELGVNCVIEGDGTFVTSVTPIPGYKVKKGDSITLYAGSRFDRNEKEIVVPDFRKLNKEEAEEILKSLGLKGEFEGEGEIKEQSISAGEIIKSGDKIKFKLEG
- a CDS encoding endonuclease MutS2, coding for MNDRVLRVLEFNKIKELVKGYAITKSAKEMVLDLKPYDSVYDVKEHLEETKEALDILMRKGNPPFEGLYDVKEAITRAEKGGVLSIEGLLRIGNMLSVTRKLSDFLARKEEEEEHRILEGMREGLIVLRGVESAISKAIVSEDEIADSASDKLYSIRRSLKEKNSSIRDKVNSIVRSNAQYLQDSLYTVRGDRYVIPVKAEYKSQVPGLVHDQSSTGATLFIEPTALVNLNNEIKELMLKERAEIERILAELSALVYKNIDVIKVNFNIIVELDFIFAKAKYGSDLGGTMPIVNEEGVIDLMDARHPLIPKDKVVSSDIYLGREFTTLLITGPNTGGKTVTLKTTGLIELMGLSGLLIPASENSSISFFEEIFADIGDEQSIEQSLSTFSSHMTNIVKIMEKANNKSFVLFDELGAGTDPTEGAALAISILENLRARGCRIMSTTHYSELKGYALKTENVENASVEFNVETLRPTYRLLIGVPGKSNAFEISRRLGLKDNIIEEAKKVISTESLQFEDLIQSLQEKSIKAENDAREAAILRNDAEKYKNRYKEKFERIESVRDNVYADARREAKQILDSAKEEADAILKNMRDLERMGISSDARRKLEAERGKLRDKISDAEARLQKKKEEQKGEELKKIEVGMEALLPSINQKVIVLSKPDNKGEVQVQAGIMKINVKAKDLRVAKETKEEKKIKKREARLNLRQVDPSIDLRGMDSEEACYTADKYLDDAYVAGRGEVTLVHGKGTGVLRKAINDMLKKHPHVKSHRLGEYGEGGTGVTVVILK
- a CDS encoding glycerophosphodiester phosphodiesterase — encoded protein: MKVFAHRGFSYRYPENTLLAFKEALKLDIYGIELDVHKSKDGKLVIIHDEDIKRTFNGNGKVKDYTFEELRSFKCNKEGFENNDDCKISLLEDVFNLIKDKDIVLNIEIKNDVIDYENIEKDVLDLIKEYNLERKILISSFNHKALEKVKKLNGDIKLGVLYEKEMPNILDIAKSLNAYAIHPAKSLVSEELVEKAHNEGVKVNVYTVNEKEDIDKLKNYGVDAIFTDQAKMALEYLK
- a CDS encoding alpha-hydroxy-acid oxidizing protein; this encodes MNKDMRDKARELYNGSCRVCKVCNGVACAGEVPGMGGKGTGDSFIRNVAALEEIKLNMRTIHDAKNPTTNIEIFGKNMELPLFAAPITGTMLNMGGKVSEREYIEGVVKGCLDSGIYPMVGDTAVDLCLATNLEVIEEYNGQGIIFIKPWKNEVVIEKIKMAEKAGAFAVGVDIDAAGLITLAMNGKPVEPKNLEEIKELVNSTKLPFILKGIMTPDEAELAVEAGVDAIVVSNHGGRVLDQTPASCEVLPEIAARVKGKVKILVDGGVRTGVDILKMIALGADCVLIGRPFITATFAHGAKGVEEYVNSLKGELKSAMVLTGCNSIENIDNRVIYKGEN